In Micromonas commoda chromosome 16, complete sequence, the genomic window gcgggtCTGGAGGATGGGGACCTGATGCGCGGCACGATCCGCGTGAGTTCAAAGCggccggaggaggcgacggtgCGTGTCGGGAAGGAGACGCGcgatggggacgacgacgacgacgacggggacggggacggggaggacgggggtgcccaccGGGGCGCCCACGGGCGTGATTTGTTGAtcccgacgaggacgctgAGGAACAGGGCACtggacggggacgtcgtcgcggttcGGCTGCTGCCCCGGTCGCGGTGGGTGGTGATCGACGCCGGATCTAGCGACGCGGTGGGGAGCGACGGGGCTAGCGACTCGGAGACGGGTGAAGAGTCCGACGAAGCCGACTCTGACGACGTcacggaggacgccggcgaagaaTCTGACAAAAAAGACGGGAATCTTTCTCGGCCCCCGGCCGATTCCATCCCGGGACCTCGGGGTTCGagcacgcgtcggcgtcggctcgcgcccgccgcggaggtggtcgGCATcctacgccgccgcggcgtcgacatcgtcgcCACGATAGCCgaacacgacgacgacgacgacgacggatccgGGCGCCTCTCCGGAAAACAAAACGACAAGATGGACAAAAACGGCGCTCTCGCGATACCCATGGACCGGCGATTCCCGCGGGTGCGACTCctcacgcggcgcgcgcgcgagctgcgcggtCAGAGGCTCATCACGCGCGTcacgcggtggagcgcgtaCAGCAAACACCCGGAGGCCAGGGTGGTCAAGGCGCTCGGTCCCGCGGgcgatctcgccgcggagacggcggccgTCTTGGCGGAGTGCGACGTCCCTTTAACAAACGTCTTTTCGACCGGCGCGATGAACGAGTTACCGAGGGTCGATTCGCACGTATCATCGGGTCCTGATACTCACGATAAAGAGTCCTCGTGGAGCGTACCAAACGCGGAGCTGGCGTCTCGGGTGGACATGCGGGGGGTACGGACGATGAGCGTCGACCCGCCGGGgtgcgtcgacgtcgacgacgcgttgtCCGTTAGGCGAATCCGATTGGACACGCgtgccgacgtggacgccgacgtggacaAATACGACCCGCTGGTTGGCTACGAGGTGGGCGTGCACATCGCCGACGTGTCGCACTTCGTGAAGGCCGGATCGTTCCTCGACTTGGAGGCGTACGCGAGGGGCACCACCGTgtacctcgccgacggcggccgaTGCGACATGCTCCCCGCGCTCCTATCCGAGAACGTCTGCTCGTTGCTCggaggacgcgaacggcTCGCGGTGTCCTGCGTGTGGACGCTGGATGCGCATTGTCGGCCCTATATGGGAGGGATGGGCCCGGATGGATCGAAAGGCCCTAACAGCCCGTGGTTCGGTCGAACGGTGATCCGGTCGAACCATCAGCTCAACTACTACCAGGCGCAAGCCATCCTGGACGGCGTTCCGCCGCCCACGAAAGCGGACGACCtgaacgacgcgaccgagACGCGAAgggtccgcgacgacctcgccgtcctcgccgcgttcgcccggCGGTGTaacgcggcgcgaacggcgaggggcgccgtggagctcgcgtccgcggagctTCGGTTCGAGACGTGCAGCGACGGCGTGCCGAGAGACGTGTTGACGAAGGGCGAGGTACCGATGATGCGAATCGTCGCGGAGTTGatgatcgccgcgaacgccgccgtcgcggagaagatcgtcgcgagcgacccccgcgcgttcgtgagatcccacccgccgccccggcccgaAGGGTTCGAGGAATTGGCGGGTTTGATGAAACGCGCTACGGGGGTCACTTTGGACGCGACCGACGGAACCGCGCTGGCGAATTCGCTCTCGTCGGCGATTACgaaggcgacgtcgtcggacaAGGTTTTAGTCGGTGTCGGAAAACGGTCGGAAAACGGTCGTCGTTCGGCGCGagccgtggcggcggcgacggacgcgctgTTCCGCGGgatggcgacgcgggcgatgTCCGAGGCGCGGTACCGCGTCGCTTCCGGCGGAGTCGAAGGGAGTAATAATTCGCATTACGGATTGGCGCTGACGCTGTACACGCACTTTACGTCTCCGATTCGTCGGTACGCGGACGTGGTGGTGCACAGGCAGCTCATGGACGCTgtgacgggcggcggggacggggacggagacgaaaagtcggcacccgggacGTCGAAGAGCttgtcgtcccccgcgggttTGGCGAAAGTCGCCGACCACCTCAACGAGCGCAATCGAGCGGCTAAGCGAGCGCAGGCGCGATGCGCCGGGCTCTACCTCCTCGAGACCCTCGCGCGTGCaccccgcgtcgagcgcgcggtggtccaCGAGATTAAGGACGACGGGTTCGTTGCGTTCGTGCCGAGGttccacgtccgcgtcggtgtcCGACTCGTGTCCGACACGAACCTTTCCGGCGAGAGCCGAGCGAGAGGCGCCGACGTAGACGACGCTactcgcgacgccgtcttGCCCGCGATGACCACGACGTTCACGgaggttcgccgccgccgccgggattTGAACCCGGGACTTGACGATTCCGAttcctccgtcgcgtctTCGGAAGACGTTTggatgcgcgcggacgccccgcgcgccgtcgccggcgttcgCCTGGAGAGGAGATCCGACGAGTcgatcgcgggcggcgacgacgacgagtcgctCGCGTGGAC contains:
- a CDS encoding predicted protein codes for the protein VKALGPAGDLAAETAAVLAECDVPLTNVFSTGAMNELPRVDSHVSSGPDTHDKESSWSVPNAELASRVDMRGVRTMSVDPPGCVDVDDALSVRRIRLDTRADVGVHIADVSHFVKAGSFLDLEAYARGTTVYLADGGRCDMLPALLSENVCSLLGGRERLAVSCVWTLDAHCRPYMGGMGPDGSKGPNSPWFGRTVIRSNHQLNYYQAQAILDGVPPPTKADDLNDATETRRVRDDLAVLAAFARRCNAARTARGAVELASAELRFETCSDGVPRDVLTKGEVPMMRIVAELMIAANAAVAEKIVASDPRAFVRSHPPPRPEGFEELAGLMKRATGVTLDATDGTALANSLSSAITKATSSDKVLVAVAAATDALFRGMATRAMSEARYRVASGGVEGSNNSHYGLALTLYTHFTSPIRRYADVVVHRQLMDAVTGGGDGDGDEKSAPGTSKSLSSPAGLAKVADHLNERNRAAKRAQARCAGLYLLETLARAPRVERAVVHEIKDDGFVAFVPRFHVR